Proteins from a genomic interval of Polaribacter sejongensis:
- the cysD gene encoding sulfate adenylyltransferase subunit CysD: MSNTTIQVDALESEAIYIFREVVAQFEKPVLLFSGGKDSITLVRLAQKAFYPAKIPFPLMHIDTGHNFPETIEFRDRLAKELGVELIVRNVQDNIDSGRVKEETGRYASRNMLQTETLLDAIEEFGFDACIGGARRDEEKARAKERIFSVRDDFGQWDEKNQRPEVFDMLNGRIDLGQNVRVFPISNWTELDVWSYIEQENIEIPSIYFAHKRKIFVRDGMIWSADDEVVFRDEEEKVEERMVRFRTVGDMSCTAAVLSDAVDIAKVVEEIRDSSISERGARIDDKRSEAAMEKRKQQGYF; the protein is encoded by the coding sequence ATGAGTAATACAACAATACAAGTAGATGCTTTAGAAAGTGAAGCAATTTATATTTTTAGAGAAGTTGTAGCGCAGTTCGAAAAACCTGTGTTGCTTTTTTCTGGAGGAAAAGACAGTATAACGTTAGTACGTTTAGCTCAAAAAGCATTTTATCCAGCAAAAATTCCTTTTCCTTTAATGCATATTGATACAGGTCATAATTTTCCTGAAACGATTGAATTTAGAGACAGATTAGCAAAAGAATTAGGTGTTGAGTTAATTGTAAGAAATGTACAAGACAATATAGATTCTGGTAGAGTAAAAGAAGAAACTGGTAGATATGCAAGTAGAAATATGTTGCAAACAGAAACGTTGTTAGACGCTATAGAAGAGTTTGGTTTTGATGCTTGTATTGGAGGAGCAAGAAGAGATGAAGAAAAAGCAAGAGCAAAAGAAAGAATCTTTTCTGTAAGGGATGATTTTGGTCAGTGGGATGAAAAAAACCAACGTCCAGAAGTATTCGATATGTTAAACGGACGTATAGATTTAGGTCAGAATGTACGTGTTTTTCCAATTTCTAACTGGACGGAATTAGACGTTTGGTCTTATATAGAACAAGAAAATATCGAGATTCCATCAATCTATTTTGCACATAAAAGAAAAATATTTGTAAGAGACGGAATGATTTGGTCTGCAGATGATGAAGTTGTTTTTAGAGATGAAGAAGAAAAAGTAGAAGAAAGAATGGTTCGTTTTAGAACTGTTGGAGATATGAGTTGTACAGCAGCAGTTTTATCCGACGCAGTCGATATTGCAAAAGTTGTAGAAGAAATTAGAGATTCTTCCATTTCAGAAAGAGGTGCAAGAATAGATGATAAACGATCTGAAGCAGCAATGGAGAAACGTAAACAACAAGGGTATTTTTAG
- a CDS encoding phosphoadenosine phosphosulfate reductase family protein — MSLNLTQVNAELKDKSPAEIIAWAISFAKNPVITTNFRPYEVAILKAVTDVQKDIKVIWCDTGYNTMQTYKHAEEIIEKLNLNIHLYTPKQTAAHRNVVLGVPSVEDPKHVLFTEQVKLEPFSRAMKEHQPDVWFTNLRKGQTAFRDSIDVVSQSKDGVVKVSPFYNWTDKELDAYLVEQNLPNEFTYFDPTKVESNRECGLHI; from the coding sequence ATGAGCTTAAACTTAACACAAGTTAACGCAGAATTAAAAGATAAAAGTCCAGCAGAAATTATAGCTTGGGCTATTTCTTTTGCTAAAAATCCAGTAATTACAACCAACTTCAGGCCTTATGAAGTTGCAATTTTAAAAGCGGTTACGGATGTGCAAAAAGACATTAAAGTAATTTGGTGCGACACTGGTTATAATACGATGCAGACTTATAAACATGCGGAAGAAATTATAGAAAAACTGAATTTAAACATTCATTTATATACACCAAAACAAACGGCAGCTCATAGAAATGTTGTTTTAGGAGTTCCTTCGGTAGAAGATCCAAAACATGTTTTGTTTACAGAACAAGTTAAGTTAGAGCCATTTTCTAGAGCTATGAAAGAGCATCAACCAGATGTTTGGTTTACAAACTTAAGAAAAGGTCAAACGGCATTTAGAGACAGTATAGATGTTGTTTCTCAAAGTAAAGACGGTGTAGTAAAAGTGAGTCCGTTTTATAACTGGACAGATAAAGAATTAGATGCTTATTTAGTAGAACAAAATTTGCCAAATGAGTTTACATATTTCGATCCAACAAAAGTAGAAAGTAACAGAGAATGTGGTTTACACATCTAA
- a CDS encoding DUF2061 domain-containing protein: MILDQIIFSKKAQTKGFKEDKTSEKPLRSVLKALSWRVIGTVDTLIVSYLLTGELSVATSIASIDFLTKLVLYFFHERVWNKIKWGK, encoded by the coding sequence ATGATTTTAGACCAAATCATTTTTAGTAAAAAAGCACAGACTAAAGGTTTTAAAGAAGATAAAACTTCTGAAAAACCTTTACGAAGTGTGCTTAAGGCATTAAGTTGGAGAGTTATAGGTACAGTAGATACTTTAATAGTGTCTTACCTCTTAACAGGGGAGTTGTCAGTGGCTACTTCAATTGCATCAATAGATTTTTTAACAAAGTTAGTTTTATACTTCTTTCACGAGAGAGTATGGAATAAAATAAAATGGGGAAAGTAA
- a CDS encoding RrF2 family transcriptional regulator translates to MLSKKTKYGIKALTYLARLEDKTPVSIATISKNENISLKFLETILLTLRKNGLLASKKGKGGGYYLLKEPKDIQMTTIMRILEGPIAMIPCVSLNFYEKCADCPDENLCAVNKLMVQVRDSSLQIFKNTTLADLCNC, encoded by the coding sequence ATGCTATCAAAGAAAACAAAATACGGAATTAAAGCACTTACTTATCTTGCAAGACTAGAAGATAAAACGCCTGTTTCTATTGCTACGATTTCTAAAAATGAAAATATTTCTTTAAAATTTTTAGAAACTATTCTTTTAACCCTTCGTAAAAACGGGTTGTTAGCGTCTAAAAAAGGAAAAGGTGGTGGCTACTATCTTTTAAAGGAACCTAAAGATATTCAAATGACTACTATTATGAGAATCTTAGAAGGGCCAATTGCCATGATTCCTTGTGTTAGTTTAAATTTTTACGAAAAATGTGCCGATTGTCCTGATGAAAACCTTTGTGCTGTAAACAAGTTAATGGTTCAGGTAAGAGATAGTTCTTTGCAAATTTTTAAAAATACTACGCTAGCAGATTTGTGTAATTGCTAA
- a CDS encoding polysaccharide lyase family 7 protein: MKISFRLLFVGALFLSYFSCSSADSEEEIVGILSLSTIAEFSASQETQSVTVTANAYWYTSNNNDWITISPTNGIGNKTINISVSSNTEFNTRTGSITVISGDLSESLIITQAAREEITGDLDPNKVPSQNFDLATWNLSIPINNGSGVAKTITVSELNGVYKNDTYFYTAADGGMVFKCPVDGFKTSTGTSYTRVEFREMLRGTNTSIDTKGVNKNNWVFGTAPQADITAAASYDGEMSATLAVNHVTTTGDSGQQGRVIVGQIHANDNEPIRLYYRKLAGNTLGSIYFAHEPAEGSGAEQWYEMIGFKDNSGSNPPDGIALNEKFSYNIKVVGDDLTVTIIREGKADVVKTVVMANSGYNNGGQYMYFKAGVYNQNNTGDADDYVQATFYALEKSHTVN, from the coding sequence ATGAAAATTTCTTTCAGATTATTATTTGTTGGTGCATTATTTTTATCTTATTTTTCTTGTAGCTCTGCAGATTCAGAAGAAGAAATAGTAGGTATTTTGTCTTTATCTACGATTGCTGAATTTTCTGCAAGTCAAGAAACACAATCGGTTACTGTAACTGCTAATGCCTATTGGTACACGAGTAATAATAATGATTGGATTACAATTTCACCAACAAATGGAATTGGTAATAAAACAATAAATATTTCTGTATCATCAAATACGGAATTTAATACTCGTACAGGTAGCATTACTGTAATTAGCGGTGATTTATCGGAGTCTTTAATAATAACTCAAGCTGCAAGAGAAGAAATAACAGGAGATTTAGATCCTAATAAAGTACCTTCTCAAAATTTTGATTTAGCTACATGGAATTTGAGTATTCCTATTAATAATGGAAGTGGTGTCGCAAAAACAATTACTGTAAGTGAGCTTAATGGAGTATATAAAAATGATACTTATTTTTATACAGCTGCAGATGGAGGAATGGTTTTTAAGTGTCCAGTAGACGGATTTAAAACATCTACAGGTACAAGTTATACAAGAGTTGAGTTTCGTGAAATGTTAAGAGGAACCAATACTAGTATAGATACCAAAGGAGTTAATAAAAATAATTGGGTTTTTGGTACTGCTCCGCAAGCGGATATAACTGCCGCTGCAAGTTATGACGGAGAAATGTCTGCAACACTTGCTGTAAATCATGTAACAACTACAGGAGATTCTGGTCAGCAAGGACGTGTTATTGTTGGTCAAATTCATGCAAATGATAACGAACCTATCCGTCTTTATTATAGAAAATTAGCAGGTAATACTTTGGGGTCTATTTATTTTGCACACGAACCTGCAGAAGGAAGTGGAGCTGAACAATGGTACGAAATGATTGGTTTTAAAGATAATTCTGGTTCTAACCCTCCAGACGGAATAGCACTTAATGAAAAATTTAGCTACAATATTAAAGTTGTTGGAGATGATCTAACGGTTACTATTATTAGAGAAGGCAAAGCCGATGTTGTTAAAACTGTAGTTATGGCAAATAGTGGTTATAATAATGGTGGGCAATACATGTATTTTAAAGCAGGAGTTTACAATCAGAATAATACAGGAGATGCAGATGATTATGTGCAAGCTACTTTTTATGCTTTAGAAAAATCGCATACTGTAAATTAA
- a CDS encoding O-succinylhomoserine sulfhydrylase, translated as MSKHFETEAIRSQTERSQFSEHSTPLYLTSSFVFDDAEDMRSSFAEEKERNLYSRFTNPNTTEFVDKIVAMEGAEAGYAFATGMAAIFSSFAALLSAGDHIVSCRSVFGSTHGMFTKYLPKWNIETSYFKVDEVDLIESLIKENTKVLYIETPTNPAVDILDLELIGKIAKKHNLIFIVDNCFATPYIQQPIKFGADLVIHSATKLIDGQGRVLGGVTVGRADLLREIYLFARNTGPAMSPFNAWVLSKSLETLSIRVEKHCENALKVASFLEENENVELVKYPFLKSHPQYEVAKNQMKLGGNIVAFEIKGGIEAGRKFLDAIKMCSLSANLGDTRTIVTHPSSTTHGRLSEEDRLEVGITNGLVRVSVGLEHADDIIADLKQALNNN; from the coding sequence ATGAGTAAACATTTCGAAACAGAAGCAATTAGAAGTCAAACAGAAAGAAGTCAGTTTTCTGAACATTCTACACCTTTATATTTAACCTCTAGTTTTGTTTTTGACGATGCAGAAGACATGCGTTCATCCTTCGCAGAAGAAAAAGAACGTAACTTATATAGTCGTTTTACAAACCCAAATACAACAGAATTTGTAGATAAAATTGTTGCTATGGAAGGTGCGGAGGCTGGTTATGCTTTTGCAACAGGAATGGCAGCTATATTTTCGTCATTTGCAGCGTTGTTAAGTGCCGGAGATCATATCGTTTCTTGTAGATCTGTATTTGGGTCAACACATGGAATGTTTACTAAATATTTACCAAAATGGAATATTGAAACTTCTTATTTTAAGGTTGATGAGGTAGATTTAATTGAAAGTTTGATAAAAGAAAACACAAAAGTTCTTTATATAGAAACGCCAACAAACCCAGCTGTAGATATTTTAGATTTAGAATTGATTGGTAAAATTGCCAAAAAACACAACCTTATTTTTATTGTTGACAATTGCTTCGCGACACCATACATTCAGCAGCCAATTAAATTCGGAGCAGATTTGGTAATTCATTCTGCAACAAAATTGATTGATGGTCAGGGAAGAGTTTTAGGTGGTGTAACTGTTGGTAGAGCAGATTTATTAAGAGAAATCTATTTGTTTGCAAGAAATACAGGACCAGCAATGTCTCCTTTTAATGCTTGGGTGTTGTCTAAAAGTTTAGAAACCTTATCAATTAGAGTAGAAAAACATTGTGAAAATGCTTTGAAAGTAGCTTCTTTTTTAGAAGAAAATGAAAATGTAGAGCTTGTAAAATATCCATTTTTAAAGTCGCATCCTCAATATGAAGTAGCTAAAAACCAAATGAAATTAGGTGGAAATATTGTTGCTTTTGAAATTAAAGGAGGAATTGAAGCTGGAAGAAAGTTTTTAGATGCGATAAAAATGTGTTCATTATCTGCAAATCTAGGAGATACAAGAACTATTGTTACGCATCCATCTTCTACAACTCACGGACGTTTATCTGAAGAAGATAGATTAGAAGTCGGTATTACAAATGGTTTGGTAAGAGTTTCTGTTGGTTTAGAACATGCAGATGATATTATTGCTGATTTAAAACAAGCTTTAAATAATAATTAA
- the thrA gene encoding bifunctional aspartate kinase/homoserine dehydrogenase I, translated as MEYPLQHIKIKDFTTESGALISEMNLSYQVFGQDLGTAPIILVNHALTGNSYVAGKEGWWRDIVGDEKAINTKTYTILSFNIPGNGFDGILIDNYKDFIARDVAKIFLEGLSILKIETLFALIAGSLGGGIAWEMMVLNNNLTQHFLPIATDWKSTDWLIANCQIQEQFLVNSSNPVHDARMHAMLCYRTPESFKERFHRSKKEDSDIFDVESWLLHHGKSLQERYQLSSYKLMNQLLKTIDVTIGGKRAIEILDKINANIHIIGVDSDLFFTAEENRETHKKLALTKDNVTYNEINSVHGHDAFLMEYDQLQKIIEPIFNKDYREKKMKVLKFGGKSLANGEGLENAIEIIASKYKAGIKVTVVASARGNSTNELEAILDKAASKKEYKTKFEKFKAYQLEPNSSVDFSQEFSKLETIFEGVSLLGDYSHKIKDEVLAQGELLSVKLVASLLEKENISANAVDARSLIITDENFGNAQPIPAVSKENVINFFKNNDTTVNIVTGFIASNKKGETTTLGRNGSNYTAALLANYLDADELQNYTHVSGIFTANPDLVADAKKIEQLSFSEANEMANFGATILHAKTIIPLLEKNINLRILNTFHKEDKGTLITSESSSAKGIKSIATIDNVALLNFEGRGLLGKVGVDARIFKVLSDRNISVSIIAQGSSERGIGFIIDADRAVEAVASLEKEFENDFYSQDVNQISIVNNVAVISIIGQDLSEFHHPYNALIKNQIVPLLFNNTVTGKNVSLVVKKTELHKAVNVIHGQVFGVTKKINIAVFGKGLVGGTLIDQIIENTQSVLERRKIQLNVFAVANSKKVLLNKNGVSKDWKQNLLENGEENVTVDDIIAFTKANHFENLIAVDNTASVNFVSNYIPFIEAGFDLVSCNKIANTLSFEFYKEVRAKLKEYKKQYLYETNVGAGLPLIDTIRLLHESGENITKIRGVFSGSLSYLFNTFSANDVPFSKTLQEAIDKGFTEPDPREDLGGNDVARKLLILARELELENEFNEVEIKNLIPENLREGSATDFLGKLELLNDEYQTIKENQEPNHVLRYIGELSGDLSQNKGKLEVKLVSTDKSTPLGSLKGSDAIFEIYTESYGEQPIVIQGAGAGASVTARGVFGDILRLAKHNN; from the coding sequence TTGGAATATCCATTACAACATATCAAAATAAAAGATTTTACTACAGAATCAGGTGCCTTAATTTCGGAAATGAATTTAAGTTACCAGGTTTTTGGTCAAGATTTAGGAACAGCTCCTATCATTTTGGTAAATCATGCACTTACGGGTAATTCTTATGTTGCAGGTAAAGAAGGTTGGTGGCGAGATATTGTTGGAGATGAAAAGGCAATTAATACTAAAACCTATACCATTTTATCCTTTAATATTCCTGGTAATGGTTTCGATGGAATTTTAATTGATAACTATAAAGACTTTATAGCTAGAGATGTTGCAAAGATATTTTTAGAAGGTTTATCAATATTAAAAATTGAGACTTTATTTGCATTGATAGCAGGTTCTTTAGGTGGCGGAATTGCCTGGGAAATGATGGTGTTAAACAATAATTTAACGCAACATTTTTTACCAATTGCAACCGATTGGAAATCTACAGATTGGTTAATTGCCAATTGTCAAATTCAAGAACAATTTTTAGTGAATTCTAGTAATCCTGTTCATGATGCACGTATGCACGCTATGTTGTGTTACAGAACGCCAGAAAGTTTTAAAGAACGTTTTCATCGATCTAAAAAAGAAGATTCAGATATTTTTGATGTAGAAAGTTGGTTGTTGCATCACGGAAAATCATTGCAAGAACGATATCAATTATCTTCTTATAAGTTAATGAATCAATTATTAAAAACGATTGATGTTACTATTGGGGGAAAAAGAGCTATTGAGATTTTAGATAAAATTAATGCCAATATTCATATTATAGGTGTGGATTCAGATTTGTTTTTTACTGCGGAAGAAAATAGAGAAACGCATAAAAAGTTAGCATTAACAAAAGATAATGTTACCTATAATGAAATAAATTCTGTGCATGGTCATGATGCTTTTTTGATGGAATATGACCAGTTGCAAAAAATTATTGAGCCTATTTTTAATAAAGATTATAGAGAAAAGAAGATGAAAGTTTTAAAATTTGGAGGAAAATCTTTAGCCAATGGTGAAGGATTAGAAAATGCAATAGAAATTATTGCAAGTAAATATAAAGCCGGAATAAAAGTAACCGTTGTAGCCTCTGCAAGAGGGAATTCTACAAATGAATTAGAAGCTATTTTAGACAAGGCAGCGTCAAAAAAGGAGTATAAAACTAAGTTTGAAAAGTTTAAAGCATATCAATTAGAACCAAATAGTTCTGTAGACTTTTCTCAAGAATTTTCTAAATTAGAAACTATTTTTGAAGGTGTTTCTTTATTGGGAGATTATAGTCATAAAATTAAAGATGAGGTTTTAGCTCAAGGAGAATTGTTATCTGTAAAATTGGTCGCAAGTTTGTTAGAGAAAGAAAATATTTCTGCCAATGCAGTAGATGCTAGATCTTTAATTATTACTGATGAAAACTTTGGAAATGCACAACCTATTCCTGCGGTTTCTAAAGAAAATGTGATTAATTTTTTCAAAAATAATGACACAACAGTTAATATTGTTACAGGTTTTATAGCCTCCAACAAAAAAGGTGAAACCACTACTTTAGGTAGAAATGGTAGTAATTATACTGCAGCTTTATTAGCTAATTATTTAGATGCGGATGAATTACAGAATTACACACATGTAAGCGGAATTTTTACAGCAAATCCAGATTTGGTTGCAGATGCTAAAAAGATTGAGCAATTATCGTTTTCAGAAGCGAATGAGATGGCCAATTTTGGAGCAACAATCTTACACGCAAAAACTATTATTCCGTTATTAGAGAAAAATATCAATCTTAGAATTTTAAATACATTTCACAAAGAAGATAAAGGAACTTTAATCACCTCAGAATCTTCATCAGCAAAAGGTATTAAATCTATTGCTACCATAGATAATGTTGCTTTACTAAATTTTGAAGGTAGAGGTTTATTAGGTAAAGTAGGTGTTGATGCTCGTATTTTTAAGGTTTTAAGTGATCGTAATATTAGCGTAAGTATTATTGCACAAGGTTCATCAGAAAGAGGTATCGGTTTTATTATTGATGCAGATAGAGCAGTTGAAGCGGTTGCATCGTTAGAAAAAGAATTCGAAAATGATTTTTATTCACAAGATGTAAATCAGATTTCTATTGTAAATAATGTGGCGGTAATTTCTATTATCGGTCAAGATTTAAGCGAATTTCATCATCCTTATAATGCATTAATCAAAAACCAAATAGTACCACTTTTATTCAATAACACGGTTACGGGTAAAAACGTGAGTTTGGTGGTTAAAAAAACCGAATTACACAAAGCAGTAAATGTAATTCATGGTCAGGTATTTGGAGTTACTAAAAAAATAAACATTGCCGTTTTTGGTAAAGGTTTGGTTGGTGGAACTTTAATTGATCAAATTATAGAAAATACACAATCTGTTTTAGAGCGAAGAAAAATTCAGCTAAATGTTTTTGCAGTTGCAAATTCTAAAAAAGTATTGTTAAATAAAAATGGAGTTTCTAAAGATTGGAAGCAAAATCTATTAGAAAACGGTGAAGAAAATGTAACTGTTGATGATATTATCGCTTTTACAAAAGCAAATCATTTTGAAAACTTGATAGCGGTAGATAATACAGCGAGCGTCAATTTTGTAAGTAATTACATTCCGTTTATAGAGGCTGGTTTCGATTTGGTTTCTTGTAATAAAATAGCCAATACATTATCGTTCGAGTTTTATAAAGAAGTAAGAGCGAAGTTGAAAGAATATAAAAAACAATACTTGTACGAAACGAATGTTGGTGCAGGTTTGCCTTTAATAGATACGATTCGTTTATTACATGAATCAGGAGAAAATATTACCAAGATTAGAGGTGTATTTTCAGGGAGTTTAAGTTATTTATTCAATACTTTTTCTGCTAATGATGTTCCTTTTTCTAAAACCTTGCAAGAAGCAATTGATAAAGGATTTACAGAACCAGATCCTCGTGAAGATTTAGGAGGAAACGATGTTGCAAGAAAATTACTAATTTTGGCAAGAGAATTAGAGCTAGAAAATGAATTTAATGAAGTTGAAATTAAGAATTTAATTCCAGAGAATTTAAGAGAAGGTTCTGCAACCGATTTCTTAGGTAAATTAGAATTACTAAATGACGAATATCAAACAATAAAAGAAAACCAAGAGCCGAATCATGTTTTACGTTATATTGGTGAGTTAAGTGGAGATTTATCACAAAATAAAGGGAAATTAGAAGTGAAATTAGTTTCTACGGATAAAAGTACACCTTTAGGTTCTTTAAAAGGTTCTGATGCAATTTTTGAAATTTATACAGAATCTTACGGAGAACAGCCAATTGTAATTCAAGGAGCAGGAGCAGGTGCAAGTGTTACTGCAAGAGGTGTTTTTGGAGATATTTTAAGATTAGCGAAACATAATAATTAA
- a CDS encoding O-acetylhomoserine aminocarboxypropyltransferase/cysteine synthase family protein, which produces MSTHKLATNALHAGHDVTQNGGTRAVPIYQTSSYVFNNSEHAANLFSLKELGFIYTRLNNPTNQILQDRLAAVEGGIGAVVFASGTGAIATGLLTLLKAGDHIVASSSLYGGTYNLLSVTLPRLGITTTFVDADNPDNFAAAVQENTRAFFVESLGNPKLDVLDLEAIAEHSKAAEVPFIVDNTVATPALLNPIKHGANLVIHSLTKYIGGQGTSLGGAIIDAGTFNWANGKFPEFTEPSAGYHGLKYHEALGAAAFTFKLILEGLRDFGAALSPTNAFNIIQGLETLPVRIKQHSKNALALATWLEAQEEVTWVNYPGLESNKYKTLADKYLPKGQSGLVTFGVKGGFEAAKTIADNTKLFSLLANIGDTKSLIIHPASTTHQQLDEAAQASAGVSQDLIRLSVGIEDLEDLKADLTAAFSKI; this is translated from the coding sequence ATGAGTACGCACAAATTAGCAACAAACGCACTACACGCAGGGCATGATGTAACACAAAATGGAGGAACAAGAGCAGTTCCTATTTATCAAACATCATCTTATGTTTTTAACAACTCAGAACATGCTGCAAACCTTTTTTCATTAAAAGAATTAGGTTTTATTTATACCCGTTTAAACAATCCAACAAACCAAATTTTACAAGATCGTTTAGCGGCTGTAGAAGGCGGAATTGGAGCCGTAGTTTTTGCCTCTGGTACAGGTGCAATTGCAACTGGTTTATTAACACTTTTAAAAGCAGGAGATCATATTGTAGCTTCAAGTAGCTTATACGGTGGAACCTACAATTTATTAAGTGTAACTTTACCAAGATTAGGTATTACAACTACGTTTGTAGATGCTGATAATCCAGATAATTTTGCAGCTGCAGTTCAAGAGAACACAAGAGCATTTTTTGTAGAATCTTTAGGGAACCCAAAGTTAGATGTGTTAGATTTAGAGGCAATTGCTGAACATTCTAAAGCAGCAGAAGTTCCTTTTATAGTTGATAATACAGTGGCAACACCAGCATTATTAAATCCTATTAAGCATGGAGCAAATCTTGTAATTCATTCTTTAACAAAATATATTGGCGGACAAGGAACTTCTTTAGGAGGAGCAATTATTGATGCTGGAACTTTTAACTGGGCAAACGGAAAATTCCCTGAATTTACAGAGCCTTCTGCAGGGTACCATGGTTTAAAATATCATGAAGCTTTAGGTGCAGCAGCATTTACTTTTAAATTAATTTTAGAAGGGTTACGTGATTTTGGTGCAGCTTTAAGTCCAACAAACGCATTTAATATTATTCAAGGTTTAGAAACTTTACCAGTTAGAATTAAGCAACATTCTAAAAACGCATTGGCTTTGGCAACTTGGTTAGAAGCACAAGAAGAGGTTACTTGGGTAAACTATCCTGGTTTAGAAAGTAATAAATACAAAACGTTAGCAGATAAGTATTTGCCAAAAGGGCAAAGTGGTTTGGTAACTTTTGGAGTAAAAGGTGGTTTTGAAGCAGCAAAAACAATCGCAGATAATACCAAGTTATTCTCTTTATTAGCAAATATTGGTGATACCAAATCATTAATAATTCACCCTGCAAGTACAACGCATCAACAATTAGATGAAGCAGCACAAGCAAGTGCAGGTGTAAGTCAAGATTTAATTAGATTGTCTGTTGGTATTGAAGATTTAGAAGATTTAAAAGCAGATTTAACAGCAGCTTTTTCAAAAATATAA
- the metK gene encoding methionine adenosyltransferase: protein MSYLFTSESVSEGHPDKIADQISDALIDNFLAFDKSSKVACETMVTTGQVFLAGEVKSKTYLDVQKIARDVINKIGYTKGAYMFDGNSCGVLSAIHEQSPDINQGVDRANPEEQGAGDQGMMFGYATDETENYMPLALELSHRLLIELAALRRENKDIPYLRPDAKSQVTIEYSDDNVPQRIDAIVISTQHDDFDKSDDVMLAKIKKDIVEILIPRVVAKLPAHLQKLFTDNITYHINPTGVFVIGGPHGDTGLTGRKIIVDTYGGKGAHGGGAFSGKDPSKVDRSGAYATRHIAKNLVAAGLCKEVLVQVSYAIGVAKPTSINVETYGTATVDLTDGEISKKVESLFDMRPYFIEKRLKLRSPIYSETAAYGHMGRTPEVKTVTFTNPMGETTSEEVETFTWEKLDYVDAIKEAFKL, encoded by the coding sequence ATGTCATATTTATTTACCTCAGAAAGTGTTTCTGAAGGACACCCAGACAAAATTGCTGATCAAATTTCTGATGCTTTAATCGATAACTTTTTAGCATTCGACAAATCTAGTAAAGTTGCTTGCGAGACCATGGTTACAACCGGTCAAGTATTTTTAGCAGGAGAAGTAAAATCTAAAACGTATTTAGATGTACAGAAAATTGCTAGAGATGTAATTAACAAAATTGGTTATACCAAAGGAGCTTATATGTTTGATGGAAACTCTTGTGGAGTTTTATCTGCAATCCACGAACAATCTCCAGATATTAACCAAGGTGTTGATAGAGCAAACCCAGAAGAACAAGGAGCAGGAGACCAAGGAATGATGTTTGGTTATGCTACTGATGAAACAGAGAACTATATGCCTTTAGCATTAGAATTATCTCATAGATTATTAATTGAATTAGCTGCCTTACGTAGAGAAAATAAAGATATTCCTTATTTACGTCCAGATGCTAAGAGTCAAGTTACTATTGAGTATTCTGATGACAATGTACCGCAAAGAATTGATGCTATTGTAATTTCTACACAACATGATGATTTTGACAAGTCTGATGATGTGATGTTAGCAAAAATTAAAAAAGATATTGTTGAAATTTTAATTCCTAGAGTTGTTGCAAAATTACCTGCTCATCTTCAGAAATTATTTACAGATAACATTACCTATCACATTAACCCAACAGGTGTTTTTGTAATTGGTGGACCTCACGGTGATACTGGTTTAACAGGTAGAAAAATTATTGTTGATACCTACGGAGGAAAAGGAGCTCACGGTGGTGGTGCTTTCTCTGGAAAAGATCCTTCTAAAGTTGATAGATCTGGAGCATATGCAACAAGACATATTGCTAAAAATTTAGTTGCTGCCGGACTTTGTAAAGAAGTTTTGGTACAAGTTTCTTATGCAATTGGTGTTGCTAAACCAACAAGTATAAATGTTGAAACGTATGGTACAGCTACTGTAGATTTAACTGATGGAGAAATCAGTAAAAAAGTAGAGTCTCTTTTTGATATGCGTCCTTATTTTATAGAAAAACGTTTAAAATTAAGAAGCCCTATTTATTCTGAAACTGCTGCTTATGGTCACATGGGAAGAACTCCAGAAGTAAAAACAGTTACATTTACAAATCCTATGGGAGAAACTACGAGCGAAGAAGTAGAAACTTTTACTTGGGAAAAATTAGACTATGTAGATGCAATTAAAGAAGCTTTTAAGTTGTAA